The following proteins are co-located in the Manihot esculenta cultivar AM560-2 chromosome 7, M.esculenta_v8, whole genome shotgun sequence genome:
- the LOC110618631 gene encoding peptidyl-prolyl cis-trans isomerase FKBP12 translates to MGVEKQLIRPGTGPKPAAGQSVTVHCTGFGKNGDLSQKFWSTKDPGQKPFTFKIGQGNVIKGWDEGVLGMQIGEVARLRCSPDYAYGASGFPAWGIQPNSVLDFEIEVLSAE, encoded by the exons ATGGGAGTAGAGAAGCAACTTATCAGGCCCGGCACCGGTCCGAAGCCTGCCGCCGGCCAAAGTGTCACCGTTCACTGCACTGGTTTTG GGAAAAATGGTGATCTCTCTCAGAAGTTTTGGAG CACAAAGGACCCTGGGCAGAAGCCTTTCACATTCAAAATTGGCCAGGGAAATGTTATAAAAG GATGGGATGAAGGTGTCTTGGGAATGCAAATTGGAGAAGTTGCTCGTCTGCGG TGCTCTCCGGACTACGCATATGGAGCCAGTGGATTTCCAGCATGGGGAATACAACCTAACTCAGTCCtggattttgagattgaggtcCTGAGTGCGGAGTGA
- the LOC110619468 gene encoding uncharacterized protein LOC110619468: protein MEIERMKELMLIWYRIRSSRVALVGGNHTASRSEKIPVKKFRWKRQKAMKFASGYKMKHSPYGIGLDSDTLLVIKLPDSQFLRIVSRSVFLAVVILTLPCFGSILKELSSTSSYDLSVDDFDSDLIDVEFLDSLLLNLVNEGLIKKGDKALFASSGIGAVIDNSHFLNANEIDFVVGSDLGQRGFFHDPSFDFVLALGIKDIESLDSILKVGGVLVSQLSDLPNAFLKKSNYKIFYLRQYSSTIVAMKKTSLGNELVDSSAGRSQLFDLALEAKKVALNGLEDVLLEPPRKVLATSRKLLKRFNYLPDLLGDSLEDYPRRVFVDVSLQEEEDGVMAWFNENYPTRKQKFEMYNIQMLPEAVSKTVTPSVDVSNWLMKNVREDEFVVMKAEAEVVEEMIMKRTIGLVDELFLQCENQWQNGEGKKSKRAYWECLALYGRLRDKGIAVHQWWD, encoded by the exons ATGGAAATTGAGAGAATGAAGGAGCTGATGCTCATTTGGTATAGAATCAGAAGTTCTCGTGTGGCTCTCGTGGGTGGAAATCACACCGCATCCAG ATCTGAGAAGATTCCTGTTAAGAAATTCAGGTGGAAAAGGCAAAAAGCCATGAAATTTGCTAGCGGTTACAAAATGAAGCATTCACCGTATGGTATTGGTTTAGATTCCGATACCCTTTTGGTGATTAAGCTACCTGATTCGCAGTTTTTGCGTATTGTGTCTCGCTCGGTGTTTTTAGCTGTTGTTATTCTTACGCTTCCTTGCTTTGGCTCCATTTTGAAGGAGCTTTCTTCAACTTCTAGTTATGACCTATCTGTAGACGATTTTGATTCTGACTTGATTGATGTTGAATTCTTGGATTCACTATTGCTAAATTTGGTTAATGAGGGCCTTATCAAGAAGGGAGACAAGGCTCTCTTTGCAAGCTCTGGCATTGGGGCTGTAATTGATAATTCACACTTCTTGAATGCCAATGAGATTGATTTTGTAGTGGGATCTGATCTGGGGCAACGTGGCTTTTTCCATGACCCTTCATTTGATTTTGTATTAGCACTTGGAATTAAAGATATTGAATCTCTTGATAGCATTTTGAAAGTTGGTGGTGTTCTGGTTTCTCAGTTGAGTGATCTTCCAAATGCTTTCCTGAagaaatcaaattataaaattttttatctacGGCAGTATAGTTCAACCATTGTGGCAATGAAGAAAACAAGTTTGGGAAATGAGCTGGTGGATTCCTCAGCAGGAAGGAGCCAGCTTTTTGATTTGGCATTGGAGGCCAAGAAAGTAGCATTGAATGGCTTGGAAGATGTTCTGCTTGAGCCCCCAAGAAAAGTTTTAGCAACATCTAGAAAACTCTTGAAGAGATTCAACTATCTTCCTGACTTGTTAGGGGATTCTTTAGAAGATTACCCACGTCGAGTTTTTGTTGATGTGAGCTTGCAAGAGGAGGAGGATGGTGTAATGGCATGGTTTAATGAGAACTATCCAACTAGGAAACAAAAATTTGAGATGTACAACATCCAAATGTTGCCTGAAGCAGTGTCAAAGACAGTGACACCAAGCGTCGATGTTTCGAATTGGTTGATGAAGAATGTGAGGGAAGATGAGTTTGTTGTGATGAAGGCAGAAGCAGAAGTGGTTGAGGAGATGATAATGAAGAGGACTATCGGTTTGGTGGACGAACTGTTTCTTCAGTGCGAGAATCAGTGGCAGAACGGGGAAGGGAAGAAGAGCAAGAGGGCTTATTGGGAGTGTTTAGCGTTGTATGGAAGGCTGAGAGATAAAGGAATTGCTGTGCATCAATGGTGGGACTAA